Sequence from the Peromyscus eremicus chromosome 4, PerEre_H2_v1, whole genome shotgun sequence genome:
GAATTCCAGCAGCTTCTCCCGCTCCAGCCCGTGTGGGGAAAGACAAGCCAAGAGTTCAAAGAAGGAACGGCGGGGCACGCTGGCAATGTCCAAGTACTGTGACACAAGATGCCACACAGTGCAGGGCTGAGGCAGCCCTGGTGGGCAATGGACATCTGCAAGGATGCCATGGAGACTTGGTGGGTAGGGACATCAGGGGGTGCCTTGGACCTTAAGAGGTGGTGCATCTCCCATACTCACCTGGCTCCTGTGGCTTAAGCATGAAAAACTGATTGGGGTCCAAGCGCAGCAACTGGCAGAACTGCTGGGTGTGGGTCTCCGAGTTAGAGGGCATAATTAACACGACATCGCCAGCAGCAAAACTATGTGGGAAAGCCACCAGGTGTGAGAAAGTGGTGTGGGAAGGACAAAGGGGttgaggggaggggcaggaggagggtgaAGGGACTAAGGAGACGGAAGAAAGTGAATAttcagggagggctgggggtctGTATGTAGAGATATCTGAGCCACCGAGCTGCCTAGTCCTTGGCTCTGGGAGACCCTTCTGAATCCCTACCCACTGCCTACCTTTTTTTCCCTGACCACATCAGCTTCCTAGGAACACGGGGGGCACCCTGCCTGACTGCTTGAGGGCTTTGGCCCCTTACCTGATACTCGAGTCTGTAATGTCAAACTCAATCAGCCGAACATCCTGGAAATGTTGAGGGCCAGTGACCCTCTGGTTGGTGACCACAGGAGCCAGGAAGGGCTGTAACTCTGATGGGGGTCTCTGAGGGGCTGAGCTGGCTATGTTTGGCTCCTCAGCCCCTTCGCTGGGGACCTCCTGAAGAAACTGGAAGATGAACTTGGAGGGCAAGCTGTGGGGGAAAGTGGAAATATCAGATGTGTAGGGCCACCCAACCATACCTCGAGGGAGTGTTAACCAGCTCAAAGTCCCTGGGTACTCATACACCCAAGGTGCAGACTCACGGGACTCCAAGAGGGATCTCAGGAAAGTCGAGGGGCACTGGGTACAGACCCATTATCTTCTTCCAAAGGTCTCCTAGCCAGGGGTCAATGGCAGCATCAGGCCTAGGAGAGAGCACAGGCATTGGCCTCTGCTGGCCAGAGCCAAGACGGGGTGCTGGAGAGGGGCACTGCAACCACCACTTACCCCAGCTCATGCTGGTCATCACCTAGACATGGGGGCAGGAGGGCACTGCCTCCTAGCTGCAGCAGCCTACGGTGTAGCTTCTTGGCCACGAAGTTGAACCTGTGGAGACAGCAAGACTGGCTGGAATAACCAACAGTGAGGACAGGTAGTTTAGCTGACCTCTTGGGCGGATCAAATAGTACAGGGCTTCCCTCAAGGGTTACTCTTCCTCAGCAGTGCACACTGGCAGCATCCTAGGAGGGAGTATTCAGTAGTCAGGGGATGAGAGATTGGAGCAACAAGGACAACAAATGGTAGGTTCTGATCTCAAAAAGGTGCCATGTGGAGGACAGACTATTTATCAACCCATACTTCTGGAGTGACCAAGGCTCTGGACTCTTTGGCCAGGCCTCCAGTTACCATTTGAGACTGGGGAAAGGGACAGATAACCATGTTTTCCTGTAAGAGGATTTCCTTTCTTTGGTCTGTAAAAGACACACTTGTCCCTGCACCAGCTTGTCTTTTTGGAGACCACATCCATAGCTGGACTACCTCCCACATGCTCTGTGCACCCACACACTACCAGTGAGCAAAATCTCTAGCAGAGCAAGGCCATGCTGCCACCCATCTTCCTATTTTCCATTCTTGGTTTAGTGAGATAGGGGCCCACActgaggcccaggctggcctggagaccCTGGCAGTCCTCATCTCAGGTGAGTGGGCCATCAAGCCCAGCTTCCACtgtgtgttctttttctctgaagtgATTAAGAACCCTGCGATGCACACAGCTTTTTATGGTGCTGGAGTGGCCCTCAATGCTGGATGATACTAGGCCCCATGAAAACAGGAAGTGGTCAAAGAGCTCATCCCAGGTACTAGCGATCCAGTCGCACCTTGGAGCAGAAATCCCTTATTCTCACCCCATGAAATAAATGGTGCAAACAGCAGTGCTTGTATAGGGACACAGCCGTGCACAAAACCCTGCAAGAGAAAACTCATGAGCTGTCTCCTGTCTAACAAGCCACTTGAAGATAAGCTGTCCATCTAAGTGCTCTTTTCAAGTTCTCAACACTTCACAGTAGGATTTGAACCTGTGAGGAACAGGGACAAATCGGATGTCATTGAACTTCACCATGTATTGTAATGTAATGCTGGCTGGTCTGAGCTTCATCATGCCCTGAATTACATGGTGGTACTCTGCCACCCTGTTCCTTCTCCAACTGTGGTCTCCTCTGTGCCAAGTCCTTATAAGGATTAGGGTGCCTACCAGGGGCTATCTGTGGATAAGGTTGATCAGCTAACACAGTGCAGAGACACATGGTCTATAGTGGATGGGCACTTGGGGGCTCAGCTGCCTGTCTCATTTCTTGCTTGATCTTGAGAACTATCCCTATCTGGCCAGCATGTCCACCCTCTACTCACTTGGCATATGTGGAGTCCCCGAGGCCTAGGACAGCAAAGTCCATTTGACAGAGGGAGGTGGACAGCAGGCTCTTTCGGAATATGAACCTCCAGAAGTTCTGTAAACCATAGGAAACCGTGTTAGGACCCCCGTTCAGGCcagttttctgtctgtctgtctgaggccCCAGGAGGGAGAGGATGGTGTAGAAGACCATTAGAGCCCAGAAGTGTACATTGGCCAGAAAGTATACCTTTCCTTTGCATGGTGCAAATTACAGACCAGGAACCTGCACACAAAGAAAACTTACCCTAACTGTGTAAGTACTTCTCATAAATGGTGACCTGTAGCTCAACGCCTCATGCTGTAAGTGGTAATCTAGTTACTAGGGCAACCTGATGCCCTCTTGCAGTATACTCAATAAACTATTTTTCCTGTTCTGGTCTAAGGGGTGAATTCACTTACCACCCACCAATTGCTTCTCTATTACTGCAGTGGTGGGCCAGCCAGTCCACTTCAGAAGGGATGGGCCAGACAGAAGTTCTGACTGAAGTCTTCTGAGTGAAAAAGGGAGATGAGGTGTGCCTTGACTCTCTAAAGGTGTCGACTTACTGGTTCATGCCCTTGAACTCTGGGTTTGCATTGACCTTTCCAGTTTGGTGACTACTGCTGAGAAGCCAGTGCTACCTACTTGCTGCCCTCTGTCCTGTTGGCCATCAGGTCATGCTGTTTGTTCCCAATAGTTAAACCCACATTCTGTGAGTGACCCTTTGTAGGCATGTGGTCGCTGTCTCAGGCTGCAGTCTTGTCCTTTCATTACTTACCTTCCACTGGAGTCTTCACTCCAGcagattcatttgttcattcattcattcattttctctgtgtgtgtatgtgtgtgacctATTTGTACTTGGAAACAGATGAAAAAGCTCTAAGACATGCCTGTCCTACAGTGGGTTTCACCAGCAGGGGATAGGCAGAGACTAAGTTATTTTCCAAACACTCCAGTGTGTTTTAAAGATCAGGGCAGAGAGGCCAAGGCCTTCCTGTTCAGCAGTCAGTAAGTCGCTGAGGAACTTTTTGGGCTTTGGATCTGTAGCCTCTTCAAAGGTTTCCAGTTCCTGTTGTGATTGAGTCAGACACTACTGACTCCTGCTCTTATGTGGGGGGTGCTGGGTACCTTATCTGTCCATAGACCAGAACACCTCAAACCTGAGGGAGATCTCTATTCCCTCGACTCACCTCCTTGGCACTTAGCTAATTTTTATTAAGTTCTTTATTTTGAAGGCATAGTtttgtttgaggccagtttgaggctggcctcaaactcaatagtCCTTCAGCTTCAACCtctggaatgctgagattacagctgaATGCTACCATATCTGGTTGATATTTTTTGAACACTGAGACACTTTGTCATGTGGGTGAgggcagccttgaactcctgatcctactTCAGCTTCTCCAGTGTTTGAGACTATAGTCTCTGTCCACATATACTGCTCTCCTTAACAATCACCACTGACCCTTGGGACACCTCTCCAGACTGGTCTTTATTCTACTTCAACTCACCTTTGATGGCTGCTACCCCTCTCATGacccctaccttttttttttttgtttttggtttttcaagacaagagtttctcgctgtagctttggagcctgtcctggaacctggaactcactctgtagcccaggctggccttgaactcagagatccacctgcctctgcctcccgagtggtgggattaaaggtgtgtgccaccaccacccggctgactCCTACCTTCTTACTGACCTTTGGGTAGGGGGAACTCCTGTCTGACCATGACCACGCTAGATGGCAGTCCTGGAGGAGACAGgggcttgaattttttttttttttttcacaattttgTTTTGGCTGcttcaacagtgactcttatgtTAGACCCTCCTACTACTACACAGCTAACTGCAGTTCCTCTGGATATCTTCTGGCACCTGCCCAACCTGATCCACTCACTCTACAGGTGGAACTAGAGTATATCCTGTTTCCTGTGTTGTGATtctgcccttcctcatctccTAGATCCCGCTGATGACTCTATCTTTTTGGCCTCTCTGGAACGTGCATGCTTTATTCTGCCTTGTGTCCCACCCAGCTCAAATGATGTGAGCATCTTTGGCTTGTGGTGGTGCATTCTCCAGCCTTGTCCTTGCCACCTGCAGACACGTGGTGGTCTTGCTATAATGCACAGAGCTACTGTGTCACTTCCATGGTTTCTATAGCTTTCATCTTAAACCCACGTGTTTCACTGTGACCAcccaggctttttgtttgtttgttttttgagacagggtttctctgtatagttttggtgcttgccctggatctcactctatagaccaggctggcctcgaactcacaaagatttgcttgcctctgcctccccagttctgggattaaaggcatgcgccactaccggaAAGCTCACCACCCAGGTTTTTTGAATgaacctttcttccttccctctttctgccAGCAGTCTGTGGCTGGGAAATCTTCAACTTTCTGCCCTTCACCACCACTTGCTcctgccttttatttatttattttggagagggtctcactatgtaacactGGCTAGCGTGGAagtcactatgcagaccagggtggcctggaactcacagagctctgtctgcctctgcctcccaagtgctaggattaaaggtgtgctccttTCTTCCAAAAAGTTGTGTCCAATTCCATGACCCCCTCACTCCCAGAACATCTGACATCTGGTATTTTCCTGGTAATTGGCCATTAAACCTGTTGtttttaccactgagctccatgaAGGAGAAATGTGTCTTCTGTGTCCCAGATGATGCCAGGAATATAtgtgcttggaaaaaaaaagaatgaatgtttTCTGAATGTTACAAACCTTGAACTTCAATACATGACTCAGACCAGATTCCTATGTAGgtctgggaaaacaaacaaaatagctaAAAAAGTAGAGATCAAGGCTACTGAGTAGCTCTTCAGAGCTATTtctctccccagatccactcaAAGAATATTTCTCAAAGTCTCCTTTCATATACAACATGCACTGAAGGGCAGCTCTTTCCTGTGCATCTTGGGACTCTCACAGCAATGAAAACGGGGTGAGGGTACACATCAGGCCAGCCTTACCTTCATGTTGTCAGGAGGGTCTCCTTGGCCTGTGGTCGCACAAACAAATATCACCAGGGGCTCTCTAATGAGATTCGCCTCAAGGACAAGACACGGGTATGTGTAAGGTCTCTGACAGCCCTCATCAGTCCCCTCCCTGCACCGCTCCCCACCCCCTCATTCATCTATGATAACAGTAAAGTGTTTGGAGAATTATTCCCAGTGACTACCAGGCCTCCTCTTTCacaggcctcagcctcctgccaaGCCACCCTTTCCCCTAAAGCCGCCTGGGGCCGAAGGGCCGCACTCTAACGTCCTCCGTTGGAGGACGCGAGGTCCGGTGGAGGGTCTCCGCCGTCACACCCGAGCCTCACCACCGCATAAGAGTCCAGGGCCTGCACGCGGCAACCTAGCCGCCGGCGCCGGGCTTCGCGGCCCAGCCTCTCCGCCTCATCCTGGGCTGTGCCAGTCTGGCTGCCGAAAAGCACAAGTAGCTGCGGAACCTGCATTACTGCACACGCCGGCCAGAACTGTACACTCCACTAACTTCCCCTTTCCGCTATCAACAGGAAATGACGCATTTAGGCTGCGCCAGCGCGAGGTGGGTGGGACGTGGGTGGGCGGGGATAGCGTCTAGACCGCCGGCGTTCCCTAGCATCCCGTTCCGGGTTCAGGCTCCGGGTCTGGAGAGCGGCGGAGCGCCGCGGCCGGGGTCCAGGCAGGGCTGGGCCGCTTATTGCCTCGCATGTGCAGCGGCGGCAGCAGGCGGTAGCCAGGCCCGCGGACGAAGTGGGCACGGCCCGGTGCGGGGCGCCGTCGGCCGGCTGCCGGCCGGCATTAAACAGGCGCGATGTTATTCTCACTGCGGGAGCTGGTGCAGTGGCTGGGCTTCGCCACCTTTGAGATCTTTGTGCACCTGCTGGCCCTGTTGGTGTTTTCTGTGCTTTTGGCACTACGAGTGGACGGCTTGGCCCCGGGCCTCTCCTGGTGGAACGTATTTGTGCCCTTTTTCGCCGCCGACGGGCTCAGCACCTACTTCACCACCATCGTGTCGGTGCGCCTCTTCCAAGATGGGGAGAAACGACTGGCTGTACTGCGCCTCTTCTGGGTTCTCACAGTCCTCAGCCTCAAGTTTGTCTTTGAGATGCTGCTGTGCCAGAAGCTGGTGGATCAAACTCGAGAGCTCTGGTTCGGCCTGATCACGTCTCCGGTCTTCAttctcctgcagctgctcatgATCCGGGCTTGTCGCGTCAACTAGCCTCGTGCAGGGGCTGGAAATGGAGCACTGCGCAGCTGGAGTGCTAGATCTCCCCATCCAGATCCTACTTGGCAACACTGGAGGAGCTTTGGTCAGAAATCAGTGTCTGCTTGTGCCCAGTTTACTGTCCAGTTTTTCCTATTTCTAAGATTGTTTCCTCAGCAAAACTTAAAAGTGAAGCCTCGATTATTAAAATTCATTTCCTGTTATTTATGCGCTGAGTTGCCAGACAATACTGAACTTTTCTGACATTTGGAAACTGCATATAAGTAAAATATCCTGATAGGCCCTGAAAATTTCCCGTGGTGATGTGCCCGTTTGTAAATCAGCTTGTTGGTTCAGCAGCACTGACCTCAGAGCTTACCCCTCCGTCGGTCCAGGCCAGACTTCTCTATACGATTGATGATGTCACAGAGCTTGCAacacttttctgtgtcctggggaAGATTAGCCTTTTCTTCACTCCATCCCACATAGAGACTGTTGAAAAAAGACATGAGTAGGACCTTGTGTGATTATCTGCAGTCTGAGAAAAAACTCTGGCCTCCAGACATTGCTTGATTTCCTGGCCCAACAGATTGCAGTTTCACGGAGTTTCCCACCACCTTGTGGCAGGCATCATTAGTACacctgagacagacagacagacctccCAAAGGGACCAAAGACAGGAATAGGTGCCCACATGCTCGTGGAAATGGATACTTGCACATAAGAGCTTGTGAACAGCTTGAGTTTATTGACCTAAGGTCTTTGATTTTATGTCAGTTGTGCCAAATGATACCATTTTgctgagatggaaaaaaaatgtttcttgaaaTCAACAATATATACCTAGACATCTCAATGTTTGAGTAAGGTGAATGCTAAGATGTTCTTTGCCATGTGGACAGCTGGTCACAGGGTTGAGTTGGTTGGTGCACCAGAATGTATGGCTAGAGCACAATGGGGGGTAGACTATTGGAAAGTCCCTTATTTTAGAAGATGGGTAACTTGTACCACTGCCCATCCCAGCTGAAAACAACAGACTCTGCTTTCTAGATCGTGACACCAGAGCTCTTGACTCCTTGGTGAGCTCTCATGACACCCTATAGAGTTGACAAATGATGGCCTGAGGcctgtttctttgctttttttttttaatggcccagatctgagaacatttttttttaaaatagggtgtcatgtagccaaggcttgcctcaaactcgtTTTGGTTTTGTGGGgcttctttggttggttggttggttgattggttggttttttcttttctttttcttttttttaaagatttattatgtatacagcgttctgcctgcatgccagaagagggcgccagatctcattacagatggtgggagccaccctgtggttgatgggaattgaactcaggacctctgcaagaacagccagtgcttttaactgctgagccatctctccagccctggtttggtttttcaaggcagggtttctttgtatataggcttggctgtcctggcactctctctgtagacctggctggccttgaactcagatatccaccatACTAggcaaacattttattattattagtaataacagtagtagtagtaatacTGCTACTGAAACAGGAACTCACGATGtaaccttgactggcctggagtttactctgtagaccaggcttcagACTTGTAGAGGCCAGcctttccctcccaagtgctaggattaaaggcacacaccattggcacaggcaagcattctaccagctgagctacattacagcttttacattttaaaattatttctgtgtgtgtgtgtgaatacaggtGCATGCGTGCCACACCACTTAGGCATTTATTTGTTAGCTTTGTGATATTGGAACAAACTCAGTCTGGCCTGCTTACAAGCGCCTCTACCTGCTTGGCCATCTCATAAGCTCttaagttttacttttttttttttttttttggttttttgagacagggtttctctgtgtagctttgcgcctttcctggaactcactctgtagcccaggctggcctcgaactcacagagatccgcctggctctgcctcccgagtgctgggactaaaggcgtgtgccaccaccgcccggcaagttttacatttttaaaggatttaaaaCAGGATGCTGCCGAGCGgccatggtgcacacctttaatcccagcactcgggaggcagaggcaggcctggtctacagagtgagatccaggacacgcaccaaaactacacagaaaccctgtctcaaaaaaacaaaacaaaaaacaaaaccaaaaaaacccccaaaaaaccagGATGCCACAAGTGTTTCCTGAAGTGActgttaaaaggaaaaagaaagaggggaaaagGGACTTCGGGCTGTAGCTTCATTGATAGAGTGTTTACCTGTAATCCTCTTTTgggtggggtggaggcaggaggattaaaatTACAATGTCATCATTGATAACATGGctggaagtcagcctgggctgtgagATGTAGCAGCCTGACGAGGGGGCGGGAGAGTCTTAAAGAACATCAACAAAAGTTAATAGTTGACAGATCTAATGTGACCTGCAGAGTACAGTGTTCCTCAGCAcagctgttttttttgttttttttttaaagacaggatttctctgtgtagccttgactgtcctggaactcctt
This genomic interval carries:
- the Ndor1 gene encoding NADPH-dependent diflavin oxidoreductase 1 isoform X1, which translates into the protein MQVPQLLVLFGSQTGTAQDEAERLGREARRRRLGCRVQALDSYAVANLIREPLVIFVCATTGQGDPPDNMKNFWRFIFRKSLLSTSLCQMDFAVLGLGDSTYAKFNFVAKKLHRRLLQLGGSALLPPCLGDDQHELGPDAAIDPWLGDLWKKIMGLYPVPLDFPEIPLGVPLPSKFIFQFLQEVPSEGAEEPNIASSAPQRPPSELQPFLAPVVTNQRVTGPQHFQDVRLIEFDITDSSISFAAGDVVLIMPSNSETHTQQFCQLLRLDPNQFFMLKPQEPDVHCPPGLPQPCTVWHLVSQYLDIASVPRRSFFELLACLSPHGLEREKLLEFSSARGQEELWEYCNRPRRTILEVLCDFPHTAAAIPPDYLLDLIPRIRPRAFSIASSLLAHPRRLQILVAVVQYQTRLKEPRRGLCSSWLASLNPEQGPVRVPLWVRPGSFAFPETPDTPIIMVGPGTGVAPFRAAIQERVAHGQTGNVLFFGCRQRDQDFYWQTEWQELEKKGCLALVTAFSREQEQKVYVQHRLRERGPLVWELLDRQGAYFYLAGNAKYMPTDVAEALTSIFQEEGQLSNQDAAAYLARLQQTLRFQTETWA
- the Ndor1 gene encoding NADPH-dependent diflavin oxidoreductase 1 isoform X2, which translates into the protein MKNFWRFIFRKSLLSTSLCQMDFAVLGLGDSTYAKFNFVAKKLHRRLLQLGGSALLPPCLGDDQHELGPDAAIDPWLGDLWKKIMGLYPVPLDFPEIPLGVPLPSKFIFQFLQEVPSEGAEEPNIASSAPQRPPSELQPFLAPVVTNQRVTGPQHFQDVRLIEFDITDSSISFAAGDVVLIMPSNSETHTQQFCQLLRLDPNQFFMLKPQEPDVHCPPGLPQPCTVWHLVSQYLDIASVPRRSFFELLACLSPHGLEREKLLEFSSARGQEELWEYCNRPRRTILEVLCDFPHTAAAIPPDYLLDLIPRIRPRAFSIASSLLAHPRRLQILVAVVQYQTRLKEPRRGLCSSWLASLNPEQGPVRVPLWVRPGSFAFPETPDTPIIMVGPGTGVAPFRAAIQERVAHGQTGNVLFFGCRQRDQDFYWQTEWQELEKKGCLALVTAFSREQEQKVYVQHRLRERGPLVWELLDRQGAYFYLAGNAKYMPTDVAEALTSIFQEEGQLSNQDAAAYLARLQQTLRFQTETWA
- the Tmem203 gene encoding transmembrane protein 203, whose amino-acid sequence is MLFSLRELVQWLGFATFEIFVHLLALLVFSVLLALRVDGLAPGLSWWNVFVPFFAADGLSTYFTTIVSVRLFQDGEKRLAVLRLFWVLTVLSLKFVFEMLLCQKLVDQTRELWFGLITSPVFILLQLLMIRACRVN